Within Micromonas commoda chromosome 9, complete sequence, the genomic segment GTccaacgcgagcgacgcgcttGAGAAGTGCAGGCACGACTTCATGGCCAAAGGCGAGGATCCCGGCGAGCTCGCAGTGGCTATAAAGGTCGACAGCGACAAGGGCACCTTCGTCATCGAAGACAACGGCCTGGGCATGAGCAAGGATGACCTGGCGTCAAACCTGGGAACCATCGCCAGGTCCGGGTCCAAGGCGTTTGTCGACGAGATCGCCGGTGACGCCAAAGACGACAAGACCGCCGCCAccagcaccgcggcggcgaacatAATCGGCAAGTTCGGCGTCGGTTTCTACTCCGCCTTTATGGTGTCGGACAAGGTTGACGTGTACTCGTGCGCGGGTGACGGGTCGGCGCACAGGTGGAgcagcgcgggcgacgggtcgtacaccatcgcgccgtgcgaggtgggagacggcgacggtcaggcacccgcgcgcgggacgaggaTCGTGCTCCACGTCAAGGAGCAGGACAAGaccctggcggcggcggagtgggCGGTCGAGTCAGTGCTCAAGAAGTACAGCGCATTCGTGGGCTTCCCCGTCACGTTGAACGGAAAGAGGACAAACTCCATCGACGCGCTTTGGACCAAGAGCGCGGGTGAggtgagcgacgaggacgccgccgcgttctaCAGGTTCGTtggcggcgccatcgacaCTCCCGCGTTCAGGCTGCACTtttccgccgacgcgccgctcaCCATCCGATCACTTCTGTTTGCGCCCTCGGATAACCCCGAGCGAGGGTTCGCGGGGCGGCAGCTCGAGGGCGACCAGAGCGGTCTGAGCCTGTACAGCCGCCGAGTGCTGATCCAGCAGAACGCGCGAGGGTTGTTTCCCCAGTTCATGCGCTGGGTGAGGGGCGTGGTCGACTGCGAGGACGTGCCCCTGAACATATCGCGCGAGTCCCTCCAGGACAGCGACCTGATCCGCCGGTTGGGTGACATCATCACCAAGAGGATGCTCAAGTTCctgggcgagcgcgccaagaAGGAGCCGGAGAAGTACGTCAAGTGGTACGGCAAGATGGGCGTGTTCCTCAAGGAGGGTATCTGCGGCGATCAGTCCTACATGTATAAGGACGCGTTGACCCCGCTGCTGCGCTTTGAGACGAGCTCCGAAGCCGTCAAGTCCGAAGGCGACGACAAGCCGAGGCACGCGCAGATCTCGTTGGACCAGTACGTGGAGCGCATGCCGGAGGGTCAGAAGGATATCTACTACCTCGTCGCACCCGGCGGCAGGAAGCAGGCTGAGATATCGCCCTACCT encodes:
- a CDS encoding predicted protein codes for the protein MVQETEDVEPRDGSFEVSHEDGTVLFSKLSEGRMPRLEEVLQALEDKMKADGVNPFANPKGGELKTMITVARRRLGLALEPLSRAVLVGRNASTFVARSSAAVADSALLRRLAPGSSSYLRAGLVRSPRGFAASPASGQAAAEETHAFQAETRRLLDIVTNSLYTDKEVFVRELVSNASDALEKCRHDFMAKGEDPGELAVAIKVDSDKGTFVIEDNGLGMSKDDLASNLGTIARSGSKAFVDEIAGDAKDDKTAATSTAAANIIGKFGVGFYSAFMVSDKVDVYSCAGDGSAHRWSSAGDGSYTIAPCEVGDGDGQAPARGTRIVLHVKEQDKTLAAAEWAVESVLKKYSAFVGFPVTLNGKRTNSIDALWTKSAGEVSDEDAAAFYRFVGGAIDTPAFRLHFSADAPLTIRSLLFAPSDNPERGFAGRQLEGDQSGLSLYSRRVLIQQNARGLFPQFMRWVRGVVDCEDVPLNISRESLQDSDLIRRLGDIITKRMLKFLGERAKKEPEKYVKWYGKMGVFLKEGICGDQSYMYKDALTPLLRFETSSEAVKSEGDDKPRHAQISLDQYVERMPEGQKDIYYLVAPGGRKQAEISPYLEHLKRKGHEVLYLYAHVDEFVMQHIRSHNGKKLVSVEMAEFDEDSKDAKKDDDTTDDGESLGGEAMEKLCQWFAEEALPGRVTGVKASSRLVGSPALLTGHEPEAMRRYRMMLSMMSDDATAKKLDDLQMSAGLELNPKHAIVKGIQAALESGDEERKAVAKMVAEQVFDNARIAAG